In Chitinophaga sp. HK235, a single window of DNA contains:
- a CDS encoding lysoplasmalogenase has protein sequence MITSRWLVLYFITLFADLVLIGLNMDAFRYATKPLLVPLLAAYFLSSSADVPGKQRMWMYGALFSCFLGDVLLMFDTLFLPGLGSFLVGHLFYITFFLTIRYSNPPVPYCKYPLVFLNAAIIIGFILFLMPYLGNLAIPVIVYSLVISITVQSVIHAFHYRHQPAAWYCLIGAILFMLSDSLIALGKFYHPLPAGGILVMLTYGLAQAGLVHGSVKYYLQPQR, from the coding sequence ATGATAACATCCAGATGGCTAGTCCTCTACTTCATTACCCTATTTGCTGATCTGGTACTGATCGGCCTTAACATGGACGCTTTCCGTTATGCTACAAAACCTTTGCTGGTGCCTTTGCTGGCAGCGTATTTTCTGTCGTCATCAGCAGATGTGCCGGGCAAGCAGCGGATGTGGATGTACGGAGCCCTTTTTTCCTGTTTTCTGGGAGATGTGTTACTGATGTTTGATACCCTGTTTCTTCCCGGACTGGGCAGTTTTCTGGTAGGACACTTGTTTTATATCACCTTCTTCCTCACTATCCGGTATTCCAATCCGCCTGTCCCCTATTGCAAATACCCGCTTGTATTTCTGAATGCTGCTATCATCATTGGCTTTATTCTTTTTCTGATGCCGTACCTGGGCAATCTGGCCATTCCGGTTATAGTGTATTCGCTGGTCATATCCATTACAGTACAGAGTGTCATACATGCCTTTCACTACCGTCACCAGCCTGCAGCCTGGTATTGCCTTATCGGGGCCATTCTGTTCATGCTTTCTGATTCCCTGATTGCGCTGGGCAAGTTCTACCATCCCCTGCCGGCCGGCGGCATCCTGGTGATGCTCACTTACGGCCTGGCACAGGCCGGGTTGGTACATGGGTCTGTGAAGTATTATTTACAACCACAACGGTAA
- a CDS encoding LysM peptidoglycan-binding domain-containing protein, with protein MSLQDKYQELISQANSAGVNNLQVREQDGVLYIDGEATAQVKDQLWSTYEKLDPEMRSADVVMNISVTDGGGEQVYEVKSGDSLSKIAKNYPGVSWKDIYEANKDQIKDPNMIYPGQKLKIPG; from the coding sequence ATGAGCTTACAGGATAAGTACCAGGAACTGATCAGCCAGGCCAACAGCGCCGGCGTCAACAATTTACAGGTTAGAGAGCAGGACGGTGTACTGTATATCGATGGAGAAGCAACAGCTCAGGTGAAAGACCAACTGTGGAGCACCTACGAAAAACTGGACCCCGAGATGCGCTCCGCCGATGTTGTGATGAACATCTCCGTAACTGATGGTGGCGGAGAGCAGGTGTATGAAGTAAAATCCGGTGATAGTCTGAGTAAGATAGCCAAGAACTATCCAGGTGTGTCATGGAAAGATATTTATGAGGCCAATAAAGATCAGATCAAAGATCCAAATATGATCTATCCCGGACAGAAACTGAAAATTCCAGGATAA
- a CDS encoding efflux RND transporter periplasmic adaptor subunit, translated as MDRKIEKKFWNKKRILMIGGGGLIALLLLYTLIFADHRATLNVEKDKITISEVKKGTFDVYIAVTAVVMPLKTIRLDAIEGGYVSRKYLEGGSMVKEGDSILKLDNQHMMMEFVNHETEIYRLRNELQNTRLSIRQQDFTMQQNLSELNARIDAAQDLYDRNKQLVDEKIVARQEFNKNKIELEGLKRQRDIMSQSQSYQRDNAKQQISQLEGTLSRTQRNLELMKQNLNSLIVRAPVSGQLSSIDVEVGSSITAGQNIGQIDDLNGFKLRADIDEHYVSQVFAGLKATFEFDGKTYEMVVTKVYPEVKSGRFQADMNFEKTTPEGIRRGQSSPIRLVLGKSAEATLLPLGGFFSDTGGNWVYVVDKSGKRALKRNISLGRKNPLYFEVLEGLQPGDQVITSSYENFGNKDVLAF; from the coding sequence ATGGATAGAAAAATTGAAAAGAAGTTCTGGAATAAAAAACGCATCCTGATGATTGGTGGTGGAGGGCTGATTGCATTGTTGCTGTTGTATACACTGATCTTTGCCGACCACCGCGCTACCCTCAATGTAGAAAAGGATAAGATCACCATCTCTGAAGTGAAAAAAGGGACTTTCGATGTATATATCGCTGTAACGGCAGTGGTAATGCCACTGAAGACCATCCGCCTCGACGCCATTGAAGGAGGCTATGTAAGCCGTAAATACCTGGAAGGCGGCAGCATGGTAAAAGAAGGGGATTCTATCCTCAAGCTGGACAACCAGCACATGATGATGGAGTTTGTAAACCATGAGACAGAGATATACCGTTTACGTAACGAGCTGCAGAATACGCGCCTGTCCATCCGTCAGCAGGATTTTACTATGCAGCAAAATCTTTCCGAACTGAATGCCAGGATTGATGCGGCCCAGGACCTGTATGACCGTAACAAACAACTGGTAGACGAAAAGATTGTTGCCCGTCAGGAATTCAACAAAAACAAGATAGAACTGGAAGGACTGAAAAGGCAACGCGACATCATGTCGCAGTCCCAGTCTTATCAACGCGATAATGCCAAACAACAAATCTCTCAGCTGGAAGGCACATTGTCACGCACCCAGCGCAACCTGGAGCTGATGAAACAAAACCTTAACAGCCTGATTGTCAGAGCCCCTGTTTCCGGGCAGCTGTCTTCCATTGATGTGGAAGTAGGCTCCAGTATCACTGCAGGCCAGAACATCGGCCAGATTGACGATCTGAACGGTTTTAAACTGCGTGCCGATATCGATGAACACTATGTATCACAGGTGTTTGCCGGTTTGAAAGCCACCTTTGAGTTTGATGGTAAAACCTATGAGATGGTGGTGACCAAAGTATATCCAGAAGTTAAAAGCGGTCGTTTCCAGGCTGATATGAATTTTGAAAAGACAACACCTGAAGGCATCCGCCGTGGACAATCCTCTCCTATCCGCCTGGTATTGGGTAAGTCTGCGGAAGCGACCCTGCTGCCACTGGGAGGCTTCTTTTCCGACACCGGTGGTAACTGGGTGTATGTGGTAGATAAAAGCGGGAAACGTGCCTTAAAACGTAATATCTCACTGGGTAGAAAAAATCCTTTGTATTTTGAAGTACTGGAAGGATTACAGCCCGGCGACCAGGTGATCACTTCATCTTATGAGAATTTTGGTAACAAGGACGTACTGGCATTTTAA
- a CDS encoding ABC transporter permease, with protein MFRNYFKISVRHLQRHKFITAINVCGLAVGMACCILIVLYVRDELSFDRFHSNAGNIYRITTVENTQATGATVYGAATQFPIAPNLKKEVSGIKEAVRVFVPGTTLFSAGDKKILETENCFADAAFFKMFDFPLLEGDPATVLKEPYTVVLSASAAKKYFGNGSPIGKLLKVGNGYSCTVTGVMKDMPHNTDLRMNVIMSFTTMTRQNTEFEKLWYMFSNNVTYVQLTDGTNPPKIVPQLRDFVKQHIDPVVKRHGIKFELDLQPLYNVHLRPDGDKGGADNSPMIWLYIAIAAFIVLIACINFMNLTTARAHERAREVGLRKVLGAQRKSLVFQFLTESLVISLLSLVMAVILAFSLLPVFNRITGKELSILASGGVSLYGGLLLLVTIVGLMAGSYPALYLSGLMPVKVLKGSFVTTGARVFIRRGLVVSQFAIAVALIVATVVVYTQLRFWQQKNLGFDKERLVNIYLSGMDTLPKAELLKASVAGLSGVQQTSLNNLLMGVGAYNNNPILREGAEDKDGFVSAIIQGDYDLLKTTGIKLLAGRDFDKAMATDSTDAFIINQAAAKRLGFTDPIGKRIEWKPGSFVRHGAIIGVMEDFNFRSLRFSVEPAVYLISPLNTAILSVRLAPGDHPAQLAEIEKVWNSIMPDNPINYSFVAQDLKAMYAEEQMMGKIFSIFSGLAVFIACMGLLGLSMLISRQRTKEIGIRKVLGASVANVSALLSRDFLKLVLLGICIGSPIAWYGMEKWLQHFAFRITVQWWVFALTAAVVVLIALLTVSFQAVRTALVNPVKSLRTE; from the coding sequence ATGTTCCGGAATTACTTCAAAATATCTGTCCGTCATTTACAGCGCCATAAGTTCATCACTGCCATCAACGTTTGCGGGTTGGCAGTGGGAATGGCCTGTTGTATACTGATTGTGTTGTATGTGCGGGATGAACTGAGCTTCGACCGCTTTCATTCAAATGCAGGTAATATCTATCGTATTACTACCGTCGAAAATACACAGGCCACCGGGGCAACAGTCTATGGAGCGGCTACCCAGTTTCCCATTGCGCCTAACCTCAAAAAAGAAGTCAGTGGTATCAAAGAAGCAGTAAGGGTTTTTGTTCCGGGCACAACTTTATTTAGTGCCGGAGATAAAAAAATACTGGAAACAGAGAACTGTTTTGCAGATGCCGCTTTTTTTAAGATGTTTGATTTTCCTTTGCTCGAAGGAGATCCCGCCACTGTGCTGAAAGAGCCTTATACAGTGGTCCTCTCTGCCAGTGCAGCAAAAAAATATTTCGGCAACGGATCGCCGATAGGGAAGCTCTTGAAAGTGGGTAACGGTTATAGCTGCACCGTTACAGGTGTAATGAAGGATATGCCCCATAATACAGACCTTCGGATGAACGTGATCATGTCTTTTACTACGATGACGAGGCAGAATACAGAGTTTGAGAAACTATGGTACATGTTCAGTAATAATGTGACGTATGTGCAACTGACCGATGGTACCAATCCCCCAAAGATTGTCCCCCAGTTAAGAGATTTTGTAAAACAGCATATTGATCCGGTTGTCAAAAGGCATGGAATAAAGTTTGAGCTGGATTTGCAGCCGCTTTACAATGTCCATCTCCGTCCGGACGGAGACAAAGGTGGTGCGGATAATTCCCCCATGATCTGGTTATATATCGCCATTGCTGCGTTTATCGTACTTATTGCCTGTATAAATTTCATGAACCTTACTACCGCCAGAGCCCATGAAAGGGCCAGGGAAGTGGGGTTGCGCAAAGTACTGGGCGCACAAAGGAAAAGCCTCGTTTTCCAGTTCCTGACTGAATCGCTGGTCATCAGCTTGTTATCGCTGGTGATGGCGGTGATACTGGCTTTCTCTTTGCTTCCTGTATTCAACCGTATCACCGGAAAGGAACTGAGTATACTGGCTTCAGGAGGTGTTTCCCTATATGGCGGATTATTGTTGCTCGTAACAATAGTCGGTTTGATGGCGGGTAGCTACCCTGCATTATATCTATCCGGCCTGATGCCGGTAAAAGTGCTGAAAGGCAGCTTTGTTACCACCGGGGCCAGGGTATTCATCCGCAGAGGGCTGGTGGTATCTCAGTTTGCCATTGCGGTAGCGTTGATTGTTGCTACCGTTGTCGTATATACGCAGTTGCGTTTCTGGCAGCAGAAAAATCTGGGCTTTGATAAAGAGCGCCTGGTGAATATCTACCTGTCCGGTATGGATACTTTACCGAAAGCGGAGCTTTTAAAGGCTTCAGTAGCTGGTTTGTCCGGTGTGCAGCAAACGTCCCTGAACAACCTGTTGATGGGGGTTGGGGCGTATAACAACAACCCAATACTCCGGGAAGGAGCAGAAGACAAGGATGGTTTTGTATCGGCTATCATTCAGGGAGATTATGACCTGCTGAAGACGACTGGTATCAAACTGCTGGCTGGCAGGGATTTCGATAAAGCAATGGCCACTGATTCTACCGATGCTTTTATTATTAACCAGGCGGCTGCCAAACGGCTGGGATTTACAGACCCTATTGGGAAACGCATCGAATGGAAGCCTGGCTCCTTCGTCAGACACGGTGCCATTATTGGAGTAATGGAAGATTTTAATTTCCGGTCTCTTCGTTTTTCTGTAGAGCCGGCCGTGTACCTGATCAGCCCCCTGAATACAGCTATCCTGTCTGTAAGGCTGGCCCCGGGCGATCATCCCGCCCAGCTGGCTGAGATAGAAAAGGTATGGAACAGCATTATGCCCGACAATCCGATCAATTACTCTTTTGTGGCACAAGACCTGAAGGCCATGTATGCCGAAGAGCAGATGATGGGAAAGATATTCAGCATTTTTTCAGGCCTCGCCGTTTTTATCGCCTGTATGGGGCTGCTGGGATTGTCTATGCTCATATCCAGACAGCGAACCAAAGAAATCGGTATCCGAAAAGTGCTGGGTGCTTCTGTGGCCAATGTGTCTGCGTTGTTGTCGCGTGACTTCCTGAAACTCGTGTTGTTAGGTATCTGTATAGGTTCTCCTATAGCGTGGTATGGTATGGAAAAATGGTTGCAGCATTTTGCTTTCAGGATAACAGTACAATGGTGGGTGTTTGCACTCACAGCGGCAGTAGTAGTGCTGATAGCCTTGTTGACCGTAAGTTTTCAGGCTGTCCGGACTGCACTGGTGAATCCGGTAAAATCATTGAGAACAGAATAA
- a CDS encoding PAS domain-containing sensor histidine kinase, which translates to MNRFSVNISLRVLLLTATLAISTWLYMHGMTPLSLLLFPLVALQMYGIYHYLNRINRKLTLFLESIRYEDFSIRFSGDNKLGKSFRMLNHQFNEVLEAFRQTRAEKEANLKYIDTIIQHISIGVFSFDSEGHIELINPAAFRLLGIYRLRNISELKSMHPGLAELLRELSSGNKTLYATTQGQQLSIHAATVRLQGRLIKLISIQNIHSELQKKELEAWQNLTKILRHEIMNSVTPIVSLIGTMKEIVDLDIAPTSGSHEGIADLQEALLTVESRSKGIMNFVNAYRDYTTLPQPQFTRVNVKSLVTTVSSLFQADMKQANIRFLLEVDAENVEIHADISQLQMVLINLVKNAMDALEQTSNASIQIKVYLNNVQQICIEITDNGPGIDTEAMNKIFIPFFTTKKTGSGIGLSLSQQIIQMHGGQLKVLSPGNNGNGSTFLILLNT; encoded by the coding sequence ATGAACCGTTTCAGCGTCAATATCAGCCTGCGGGTACTGTTGCTTACCGCTACACTGGCCATCTCTACATGGCTGTACATGCATGGCATGACGCCCCTGTCCCTGCTGCTGTTTCCACTGGTAGCGCTGCAGATGTACGGCATCTATCATTACCTCAACCGTATCAACCGTAAACTCACGCTGTTCCTGGAGTCTATCCGTTATGAAGATTTCTCCATCCGCTTCAGCGGCGATAACAAGCTGGGAAAAAGTTTCCGCATGCTCAACCACCAGTTCAATGAAGTACTGGAAGCCTTCCGGCAAACAAGAGCAGAGAAAGAAGCCAATCTCAAATACATCGACACTATTATCCAGCATATCAGCATCGGCGTATTTTCCTTCGACAGCGAAGGCCACATCGAACTGATCAACCCCGCTGCCTTCCGGCTCCTGGGCATCTACCGGCTGCGTAATATCTCAGAGCTGAAATCCATGCACCCCGGCCTTGCTGAACTACTGAGGGAGCTGTCATCCGGCAATAAAACGCTGTATGCCACCACACAAGGCCAGCAACTGTCCATACATGCCGCCACTGTAAGGCTGCAGGGTCGCCTGATCAAACTGATCTCCATTCAGAACATCCATTCTGAACTGCAGAAAAAAGAACTGGAAGCCTGGCAGAATCTTACCAAAATATTACGTCATGAGATCATGAACTCTGTGACCCCCATCGTGTCGCTCATTGGCACCATGAAAGAAATTGTAGATCTCGACATTGCCCCTACTTCCGGCAGCCATGAAGGCATCGCCGACCTTCAGGAAGCACTGCTGACAGTAGAAAGCCGGAGCAAAGGCATTATGAACTTTGTAAACGCCTACCGTGATTATACCACACTGCCGCAGCCACAGTTCACCCGTGTAAATGTCAAATCGCTGGTAACTACCGTAAGCAGCCTTTTTCAGGCTGATATGAAACAAGCCAATATCCGCTTCCTGCTTGAGGTAGACGCTGAAAATGTAGAGATCCATGCAGATATATCCCAGCTGCAGATGGTGCTCATCAACCTGGTCAAAAACGCCATGGACGCGCTGGAACAAACCTCCAATGCCAGCATACAGATAAAAGTGTACCTCAACAACGTACAACAGATCTGTATTGAGATCACCGACAACGGCCCTGGTATTGATACCGAAGCCATGAACAAAATTTTTATTCCCTTCTTCACCACCAAAAAAACCGGCTCAGGGATTGGCCTCAGTTTGTCACAGCAGATTATTCAGATGCATGGCGGCCAGCTGAAAGTGCTAAGCCCTGGCAATAACGGTAATGGATCTACGTTCCTCATTTTGCTCAACACCTGA
- a CDS encoding lysophospholipid acyltransferase family protein, whose translation MYYLLLAFCYGLSILPFPVLYLISDILYVLVYYVFGYRKKVVLDNMKQAFPEKSPEEIRRLAKKYYRNLTDMMVETIKLLTMSKQQLQERFTCDLSVLHKLYAEGKSCQLHLGHNFNWEWANLFCMQGVQFPFLVVYMPLSSRPADRMFRHFREKFGTILIPANDMANSMKPWMEKQYLIALVADQNPGNPRSCLWYPFLNKMTPFYKGPEMAARRNDIPVVFVDIRKTKRGYYQAKLQLMFEDPQQEPVGKITETFVRFLEKNIHEQPEVWVWSHRRWKHTYPGQQTAI comes from the coding sequence ATGTATTATCTACTGCTTGCTTTTTGCTACGGCCTTTCCATATTACCGTTTCCGGTACTTTATCTCATCAGTGACATCCTGTATGTGCTGGTGTATTATGTATTCGGTTATCGTAAAAAGGTGGTGCTGGACAACATGAAGCAGGCTTTTCCGGAAAAATCACCGGAAGAAATCCGCAGGCTCGCTAAAAAATATTATCGTAATCTGACTGATATGATGGTGGAAACCATCAAGCTGCTGACCATGAGCAAACAACAGCTGCAGGAACGCTTCACCTGCGACCTCTCTGTTTTACATAAGCTCTATGCAGAAGGCAAAAGCTGTCAGCTTCACCTGGGTCATAATTTCAACTGGGAATGGGCCAACCTGTTCTGTATGCAGGGTGTACAATTTCCTTTTCTGGTAGTGTACATGCCCCTCAGCAGCAGACCCGCTGATCGTATGTTCCGGCACTTCCGCGAAAAGTTTGGCACCATCCTCATACCGGCCAACGATATGGCCAACAGCATGAAGCCCTGGATGGAAAAACAGTATCTCATTGCCCTGGTAGCTGATCAGAACCCGGGCAATCCACGCAGCTGCCTCTGGTACCCTTTCCTCAATAAAATGACACCCTTCTATAAAGGTCCTGAAATGGCCGCCAGAAGAAATGATATTCCCGTTGTTTTTGTGGACATCCGGAAAACCAAACGTGGCTATTATCAAGCCAAGCTTCAATTGATGTTTGAAGATCCGCAACAGGAGCCCGTTGGCAAGATCACCGAAACATTCGTTCGTTTCCTGGAAAAAAATATTCACGAGCAACCTGAAGTCTGGGTATGGAGCCACAGAAGATGGAAACACACCTATCCGGGCCAGCAGACAGCGATATAA
- a CDS encoding sigma-54 dependent transcriptional regulator — MTTMQPGKILIVDDDVDVLRAARLLLKRHFEQVDFEKNPQKIPYLVSNFDYDVILLDMNFTRDLSSGKEGFEWLDRILDIKPDTAVVLFTAYGDVEMAVRAIKSGAVDFVLKPWENEKLLATIQSAYNKRAARQGKPTVVINTGNLIVGNSPAMQAVFDTVSRVAATDANVLILGENGTGKDMLARHIHQLSHRNKKSFVSVDLGAISETLFESELFGHVKGAFTDAREDRAGRFEEAAGGTIFLDEIGNITIPFQAKLLTVLQNRSVTKVGSNKNIPIDVRLICATNRNIQQQAAQHLFRQDLLYRINTIEIHLPPLRERQEDIVPLAEHFLQLYREKYKRPVNSMHESLIQQLEKYEWPGNIRELQHAMERAVILSQSKTLQAKDVFVKNSNTQDPQMDTGYNLEEMERNIITQAMKKCNGNITEAAKELGLSRAALYRRLEKYNI; from the coding sequence ATGACCACAATGCAACCCGGAAAAATTCTGATAGTAGACGATGATGTAGATGTATTGCGTGCCGCACGCCTGCTGCTGAAGAGACATTTTGAGCAGGTGGATTTTGAGAAAAATCCGCAGAAGATACCTTACCTCGTTTCCAACTTTGATTACGATGTAATCCTGTTGGATATGAACTTCACGCGTGACCTCAGTAGCGGAAAAGAAGGCTTTGAATGGCTGGACCGTATCCTCGATATCAAGCCCGATACCGCAGTAGTGCTGTTTACCGCCTATGGTGACGTAGAGATGGCCGTAAGAGCCATTAAGTCCGGCGCTGTGGATTTTGTGCTCAAACCCTGGGAAAATGAAAAGCTGCTGGCCACTATCCAGTCGGCTTACAATAAACGGGCAGCCCGGCAAGGCAAGCCCACTGTCGTTATTAATACCGGCAACCTCATAGTAGGCAACAGCCCTGCCATGCAGGCTGTATTCGATACCGTATCACGGGTAGCTGCCACAGACGCCAACGTGCTCATACTCGGCGAAAACGGTACTGGTAAAGACATGCTCGCCCGGCATATTCATCAGCTCTCCCACCGCAACAAAAAATCGTTTGTCAGCGTAGACCTCGGCGCCATCAGTGAAACACTTTTCGAAAGCGAGCTTTTCGGTCACGTAAAAGGCGCCTTCACCGATGCCCGCGAAGACAGAGCCGGACGCTTCGAAGAAGCCGCCGGTGGCACCATCTTCCTCGATGAAATCGGAAACATCACCATCCCCTTTCAGGCCAAACTGCTGACGGTATTACAAAACAGGTCTGTCACCAAAGTGGGCTCCAATAAAAATATACCCATTGACGTTAGACTGATCTGCGCCACCAACCGCAACATACAGCAACAGGCCGCCCAACATCTGTTCCGCCAGGACCTGCTCTATCGCATCAATACCATCGAGATACATCTGCCTCCCCTGCGCGAACGCCAGGAAGACATCGTTCCACTCGCCGAGCATTTTCTGCAGCTCTACCGCGAAAAATACAAACGCCCGGTCAACAGCATGCATGAATCACTCATACAACAGCTGGAAAAATACGAGTGGCCCGGTAATATCCGCGAACTGCAACATGCCATGGAAAGAGCCGTCATCCTCTCCCAGAGCAAAACACTGCAGGCCAAAGACGTATTCGTTAAAAACAGCAACACCCAGGACCCGCAAATGGATACCGGTTACAACCTGGAAGAAATGGAACGAAACATCATTACCCAGGCGATGAAAAAATGTAACGGCAATATCACCGAAGCCGCTAAAGAACTGGGCCTTAGCAGAGCCGCCCTCTACAGAAGACTCGAGAAATACAATATTTAG
- the nadB gene encoding L-aspartate oxidase has protein sequence MQQTDFLVIGSGIAGLTYALKVSQQYPDKKITIITKSREDETNTKYAQGGVAVVNDLENDSFEKHIEDTLIAGDGLCNERIVEIVVTEGPERVNEIIEWGANFDKNPDGDFSLGREGGHSVFRVIHHKDVTGKEIERALLEAIHRRPNIQLVTHCFVVDLITQHHLGYLVTKATPDIECYGVYVLNLNNKKIEKILSKVTLLATGGNGQVYRSTTNPTIATSDGVAMVYRAKGRIENMEFIQFHPTALYQPGVNPSFLISEAVRGDGGILRNIHGEDFMHKYDPRLSLAPRDIVARAIDSEMKITGTEHIYLDCRHMDIDKFIHHFPNIYETCIAAGIDVQHQMIPVAPAAHYSCGGIKTNEWGLTSIRNLYACGECASTGLHGANRLASNSLLEAMVFAHRCFMDATSKIDSLEFKENVPDWDARGTNAPREMILITQSLKELKQIMSDYVGIVRTNERLERAMRRLDILHEETEALYQKTEVSPQLCELRNLITAGYLIVKGASFRKESRGLHFNTDYPFKCELVQNIVL, from the coding sequence ATGCAGCAAACAGATTTTCTTGTCATCGGTTCCGGGATTGCGGGCTTGACCTATGCTCTCAAAGTATCACAGCAATACCCCGACAAAAAGATTACCATCATTACCAAAAGCCGTGAGGATGAGACCAACACCAAGTACGCCCAGGGAGGCGTGGCTGTGGTGAATGATCTTGAGAATGACAGCTTTGAAAAACATATAGAAGATACGCTGATCGCAGGTGATGGCCTCTGTAATGAGCGCATAGTGGAAATAGTGGTAACGGAAGGGCCGGAAAGGGTCAATGAGATCATCGAATGGGGCGCCAACTTCGACAAAAACCCGGATGGCGATTTTTCACTGGGCAGAGAAGGCGGGCATTCCGTTTTCAGGGTCATCCATCACAAAGACGTTACCGGCAAAGAGATAGAGCGGGCATTGCTTGAAGCGATACATCGCAGGCCTAATATACAGCTGGTCACACACTGTTTTGTGGTAGACCTCATCACCCAGCACCATCTGGGCTACCTGGTCACCAAGGCTACCCCGGATATCGAATGTTACGGGGTGTACGTACTCAACCTGAACAACAAAAAAATTGAGAAGATACTGTCCAAAGTAACGTTGCTGGCCACTGGCGGCAATGGACAGGTATACCGCAGCACCACCAACCCTACTATTGCTACCAGCGATGGTGTGGCGATGGTTTACCGTGCAAAAGGCCGTATCGAGAACATGGAGTTCATCCAGTTTCACCCTACAGCCCTGTATCAGCCCGGTGTCAACCCATCTTTTCTGATCTCCGAAGCCGTACGTGGTGACGGCGGTATCCTCCGCAATATCCATGGAGAAGACTTCATGCATAAATACGATCCCCGCCTGTCACTGGCCCCGCGTGATATCGTGGCCCGCGCCATCGACAGCGAGATGAAAATCACCGGTACCGAGCACATATACCTCGACTGCCGGCATATGGACATCGACAAATTTATCCATCACTTCCCCAATATTTACGAAACCTGTATAGCAGCCGGCATCGATGTACAACACCAGATGATACCGGTAGCACCGGCAGCTCACTACAGTTGCGGCGGCATCAAAACCAACGAATGGGGCCTTACCTCCATCCGTAATCTGTACGCCTGCGGCGAATGTGCCAGCACCGGCCTGCATGGCGCCAATCGCCTCGCTTCCAACTCACTGCTGGAAGCCATGGTATTTGCCCATCGTTGTTTTATGGACGCCACCAGCAAAATAGACAGCCTCGAATTCAAGGAAAACGTACCCGACTGGGACGCCCGTGGCACTAATGCTCCCCGCGAAATGATCCTCATCACCCAAAGCCTCAAGGAGCTGAAACAGATCATGAGCGATTACGTAGGCATCGTAAGAACCAATGAACGTCTCGAACGCGCGATGCGCCGCCTTGATATACTGCATGAAGAAACTGAAGCCCTGTACCAGAAAACGGAAGTGTCCCCTCAGCTGTGTGAACTGCGCAACCTGATCACTGCCGGCTATCTGATCGTAAAAGGTGCCTCCTTCCGCAAAGAAAGCAGAGGCCTCCATTTCAATACCGACTATCCATTCAAATGCGAACTGGTACAAAACATTGTCTTGTAA
- a CDS encoding ABC transporter ATP-binding protein: MIRTVNLQKLFTTEEVETTALNGINMEVQDGEFVAIMGPSGCGKSTLLNIIGLLDNPSDGEYHFWGKEVARMSERQRAQLRKGSIGFVFQSFNLIDELTVYENVELPLLYLKVAPAERKQKVEEVLERMNIMHRRNHFPQQLSGGQQQRVAIARAVVAKPNLILADEPTGNLDSTNGEEVMKLLQELNNAGTTLIMVTHSPYDAGFAHRIINLFDGRVVTENIKEQFHV, from the coding sequence ATGATACGCACCGTTAACTTACAGAAGTTATTTACAACAGAAGAAGTGGAAACAACCGCCCTCAATGGCATCAACATGGAAGTGCAGGATGGGGAGTTTGTAGCGATCATGGGGCCATCCGGTTGTGGTAAGTCAACCCTGCTGAACATCATCGGTTTACTGGACAATCCCAGCGACGGTGAGTATCATTTCTGGGGCAAGGAAGTAGCCAGAATGAGTGAGCGCCAGCGCGCGCAACTGCGTAAAGGATCTATTGGCTTCGTATTCCAGAGCTTTAACCTGATCGATGAACTGACCGTTTATGAAAACGTGGAGTTGCCGTTATTATATCTGAAAGTAGCTCCTGCTGAAAGAAAACAAAAAGTGGAAGAAGTGCTGGAACGCATGAACATCATGCACCGCCGCAACCACTTCCCCCAACAGCTTTCCGGTGGTCAGCAGCAACGCGTGGCCATCGCCCGTGCCGTAGTGGCTAAACCCAATCTGATCCTGGCAGATGAACCTACCGGTAACCTGGACTCCACCAACGGAGAAGAGGTAATGAAACTGCTGCAGGAACTCAATAATGCCGGTACCACTCTTATCATGGTTACGCACTCACCCTATGATGCCGGTTTTGCTCACCGTATTATCAACCTCTTTGACGGACGGGTAGTGACAGAAAATATCAAGGAACAGTTTCATGTGTGA